The following proteins come from a genomic window of Ostrinia nubilalis chromosome 29, ilOstNubi1.1, whole genome shotgun sequence:
- the LOC135085597 gene encoding uncharacterized protein LOC135085597 — protein MKFIPAYSPNFGGLWEAGVKSSKFHLKRVAGNSSLTFEELTTLFAQIESILNSRPLSPLSSDPLDLTPITPGHFLIGRPLMSVPSHPPEELKSTNRYHIIERLRQQFWDRWRTEYLSELQVRTKWRTMQHQAKEGDLVLLKEDHAPPMKWRLGRIVKLYPGPDNITRVVDVNTAKGIVRRALNKLVALSPSNEVETQSPAFNGPQYVRAATSAPPPATLAPPIIFKHAP, from the coding sequence ATGAAGTTTATACCGGCATACTCCCCCAATTTCGGCGGTTTATGGGAGGCCGGCGTTAAATCGtcaaaatttcatttaaaacgGGTCGCGGGCAATAGTTCACTAACATTTGAAGAACTTACTACGCTCTTCGCGCAAATAGAGTCAATCCTCAATTCCCGCCCCCTGTCACCTCTATCTTCCGATCCTCTTGACCTGACTCCTATCACTCCTGGCCACTTCCTCATCGGTCGTCCACTCATGTCGGTGCCATCTCATCCGCCTGAAGAACTGAAGTCTACCAATCGCTACCACATCATAGAGAGACTCCGGCAGCAATTTTGGGACAGATGGAGGACGGAGTACCTATCAGAGCTCCAGGTCCGAACGAAGTGGAGGACAATGCAGCATCAAGCCAAGGAAGGCGACCTGGTCCTACTCAAAGAAGACCACGCCCCACCTATGAAATGGCGCCTAGGACGGATTGTCAAACTCTACCCCGGACCCGACAATATCACCAGAGTTGTAGATGTCAACACGGCCAAAGGAATTGTCCGCCGTGCTCTCAACAAGCTCGTCGCACTGTCGCCTTCGAATGAAGTTGAAACCCAGTCACCTGCTTTCAACGGGCCCCAGTATGTTCGCGCTGCTACATCAGCGCCACCACCGGCGACGCTAGCGCCCCCTATTATATTCAAGCATGCTCCATAG